A section of the Engystomops pustulosus chromosome 3, aEngPut4.maternal, whole genome shotgun sequence genome encodes:
- the LOC140122983 gene encoding uncharacterized protein, with translation MGPAAVFMVLLGLLPGVLQASASSDPPTLMNMPMIDVCPPFNSSGLPMDDDDFDDCADDDQCSGSEKCCCTAFGRRCVSPVQVKLGRCPPPGAACSHMSSKSSCDSDEDCPGSQRCCDICGKTCWNPEPDPDGFCPVPDIIPISPSCSQVQCASDSECNSEEKCCLQPEGLRCVGIPSALNAQDVCPSVKNQFCLSPQTDECKNDSECSAPQKCCCSDCRRKCVQPEKVKPGRCPPQPPGCRGMYFTPNCQRDDNCPKTQKCCDVCGKKCMDPDAEPPGVCPVPDLPDDPHLQCSSVTCSRDGDCAPHRKCCLTEEGQKCVQPQPAVLHVCPAFSPGICTMARHEINRCQNDSDCDSPKKCCCSTCGWTCLAPEQVKPGRCPPIKPKCTDTKAKPKCQDDSECPSNEKCCDICGKSCWAPDPEPYGSCPVTQNTMKPHCSTVKCSRDIDCAADEKCCLSDNSRKCVKPHPVVQSVCPRYRNYTCPPGIQKNDKCSIDTQCPRRKKCCCTACGRRCVTPKPVKSGRCPNIPYMCAAYPPDPACELDTDCPGDEKCCNICNWACHAPAPEPLGVCPASQMKEKMLDCPSIHCTSDSDCSEMEKCCMSADKKDCKTTEEELSPSGMLLVCPSANTSACLPHMSYPNECQSDTDCAPAQKCCCSGCQLKCMTPEEVKPGRCPQQAPNLKDVLKATKCQKDSQCPNEMKCCPSVGFRCWIPSAEPPGTCRALSGPRKPSCSFVTCTRHDDCHPRTKCCPTSTGRSCIFIG, from the exons ATGGGTCCAGCAGCCGTCTTCAtggtgctgctggggctgctccccGGGGTCCTCCAGGCGTCTGCCTCATCTG ACCCCCCAACCTTAATGAACATGCCAATGATTGACGTGTGCCCACCATTCAACTCCTCTGGACTTCCCATGGATGATGATGATTTCGATGACTGTGCGGATGATGACCAGTGCTCCGGATCGGAGAAATGTTGCTGCACTGCATTCGGCAGGCGATGTGTCAGCCCTGTCCAAG TCAAACTCGGGAGATGTCCCCCACCTGGTGCAGCTTGTTCACACATGTCATCAAAGTCAAGTTGTGATAGTGATGAAGACTGCCCTGGTAGCCAAAGATGCTGTGATATCTGTGGGAAGACCTGCTGGAACCCAGAGCCAG ATCCTGATGGCTTCTGCCCAGTACCTGACATTATCCCAATAAGTCCATCCTGCTCACAGGTCCAATGTGCCAGTGACTCCGAGTGCAACTCTGAGGAAAAGTGCTGTTTGCAACCAGAGGGGCTACGATGTGTGGGGATACCATCAG CTCTCAATGCACAAGACGTGTGTCCTTCTGTTAAGAACCAGTTCTGTTTGAGTCCTCAAACTGATGAGTGTAAAAATGACAGTGAGTGCTCCGCGCCCCAGAAATGCTGCTGCTCCGACTGCAGGAGAAAGTGTGTCCAACCGGAGAAAG TGAAGCCTGGCCGGTGTCCGCCACAACCTCCGGGATGCAGAGGAATGTATTTTACACCAAATTGCCAGAGGGATGACAACTGCCCCAAAACCCAGAAATGCTGCGATGTCTGTGGGAAGAAATGCATGGATCCAGATGCAG AACCCCCCGGTGTGTGCCCAGTCCCGGACCTTCCTGATGACCCTCATCTCCAGTGTTCATCTGTTACGTGTAGCCGTGATGGCGATTGTGCTCCACATAGGAAGTGCTGCCTGACTGAGGAAGGCCAGAAGTGTGTGCAGCCCCAACCAG CTGTGCTCCATGTCTGTCCGGCCTTCAGTCCTGGAATCTGTACAATGGCCAGACATGAGATCAATAGATGTCAGAATGACAGTGACTGCGACAGTCCCAAGAAATGCTGCTGCTCCACCTGTGGCTGGACCTGCCTGGCTCCCGAGCAAG TGAAACCAGGTCGATGTCCCCCGATAAAACCAAAGTGCACGGATACAAAAGCAAAGCCAAAGTGTCAGGACGACAGCGAGTGTCCCAGTAATGAGAAGTGCTGCGACATCTGCGGGAAGAGCTGCTGGGCTCCAGATCCGG AACCTTATGGATCCTGCCCCGTGACACAGAACACGATGAAGCCTCATTGTTCCACGGTGAAGTGCAGCCGCGACATAGACTGCGCCGCCGATGAGAAGTGCTGCCTGTCCGATAACAGCCGGAAGTGTGTCAAGCCCCACCCAG TTGTACAGAGCGTGTGCCCCCGATATCGTAACTATACGTGTCCGCCCGGTATACAGAAGAATGATAAGTGCAGCATCGATACTCAGTGTCCAAGGAGGAAGAAATGCTGCTGCACGGCCTGTGGACGGAGGTGTGTGACCCCTAAGCCTG TGAAATCAGGACGATGCCCCAATATACCGTACATGTGTGCAGCGTATCCCCCCGATCCAGCATGTGAACTCGATACCGACTGCCCCGGAGATGAGAAGTGTTGCAATATCTGTAACTGGGCCTGTCACGCCCCGGCTCCAG AGCCGCTGGGCGTGTGTCCTGCCTCACAAATGAAGGAGAAGATGTTGGATTGTCCTTCCATTCACTGCACCAGTGACAGCGACTGCAGCGAGATGGAGAAGTGCTGCATGTCCGCGGATAAGAAAGACTGCAAGACGACTGAAGAGG AGCTTTCTCCGTCTGGGATGCTCCTTGTGTGCCCGTCGGCTAACACCTCGGCTTGTCTGCCCCACATGTCCTACCCTAATGAATGCCAGTCTGACACCGACTGCGCTCCTGCTCAGAAATgttgctgctctggctgccagctGAAGTGTATGACTCCTGAAGAAG TGAAACCAGGGAGATGTCCCCAGCAGGCTCCAAATCTTAAGGATGTTCTCAAGGCCACCAAGTGTCAGAAGGACAGTCAATGTCCCAATGAGATGAAGTGCTGCCCATCTGTTGGTTTCAGGTGCTGGATTCCCAGTGCAG AGCCCCCGGGCACCTGCAGGGCATTGAGTGGCCCCCGGAAGCCCTCCTGCAGCTTTGTCACCTgcacccgccatgatgactgtCACCCAAGGACCAAATGCTGTCCAACATCCACTGGACGGAGTTGTATCTTTATAGGTTAA